A single Methylomonas sp. AM2-LC DNA region contains:
- a CDS encoding malate--CoA ligase subunit beta, whose protein sequence is MDIHEYQAKQLLAEYGIKIADGGLAYSPEDAVQRAREIGGNVWVVKAQIHSGARGKAGGIIVCKSHDEVSAAAEDLLGKRLVTHQTGPAGKVCLRLYIEAGTDIAKELYLSFLVDRAHERIVMVGSAQGGMDIEELAETNPDAIKKIYIEPSVGLQDFQARKMGFYLGLDASQIPQAVKLIQGCYRAMRDLDANMIEINPLVITQHGDLITLDAKMGFDDNALFRRQKISELRDKTQEDPREMAAADRGLSYVGLDGDIGCMINGAGLAMATMDMIKLSGGEPANFLDVGGGASAERTEKAFRMVLADKNVKAMLVNIFAGINRCDWIAEGVVQAVKKIDMQVPLIVRLSGTNVEQGRKIIADSGLPIIMANTLAEAAEKAVQARNEVVARQG, encoded by the coding sequence ATGGATATTCATGAGTACCAAGCAAAGCAATTATTAGCCGAATATGGCATTAAAATCGCCGACGGAGGCTTAGCTTACAGCCCGGAAGACGCAGTACAACGCGCCAGAGAAATTGGCGGCAATGTTTGGGTCGTTAAAGCCCAAATTCACTCAGGCGCTCGCGGTAAAGCAGGCGGCATCATCGTTTGCAAAAGCCATGACGAAGTCAGTGCTGCCGCTGAGGATTTATTAGGTAAACGCTTGGTTACCCATCAAACTGGTCCTGCTGGCAAAGTTTGTCTGCGTCTATATATAGAAGCAGGCACAGATATAGCCAAAGAACTTTATCTAAGCTTTCTGGTTGACCGTGCTCACGAGCGCATAGTCATGGTAGGCTCTGCTCAAGGTGGCATGGACATTGAAGAATTGGCTGAAACCAATCCAGACGCCATCAAAAAAATTTATATTGAGCCTTCAGTCGGCTTACAAGACTTCCAGGCGCGAAAAATGGGCTTTTATCTAGGTCTGGATGCCTCCCAAATTCCGCAAGCCGTAAAACTAATTCAGGGCTGCTATCGAGCCATGCGCGACCTGGATGCAAATATGATCGAAATCAATCCTCTGGTAATCACCCAGCATGGCGACCTGATTACACTAGATGCCAAAATGGGATTCGATGATAACGCCTTATTCCGCCGCCAAAAAATTTCAGAATTGCGTGATAAAACCCAGGAAGATCCTCGCGAGATGGCGGCAGCAGATCGTGGCCTTAGTTATGTTGGCCTGGATGGTGATATTGGCTGCATGATTAATGGTGCTGGGCTTGCTATGGCAACCATGGACATGATTAAACTGTCTGGAGGTGAGCCAGCTAATTTTCTGGATGTTGGCGGCGGAGCTTCGGCAGAACGCACAGAGAAAGCGTTTCGCATGGTATTAGCGGACAAAAATGTTAAAGCCATGTTGGTCAACATTTTTGCTGGTATTAACCGTTGCGACTGGATTGCCGAAGGCGTGGTGCAAGCGGTGAAAAAAATCGATATGCAAGTACCTTTAATAGTGCGTTTATCTGGCACCAATGTCGAACAAGGCCGAAAAATTATCGCTGACAGCGGCTTGCCTATCATTATGGCAAACACCTTGGCTGAAGCGGCCGAGAAAGCAGTACAAGCACGTAACGAAGTCGTCGCAAGACAAGGTTAA
- the sucD gene encoding succinate--CoA ligase subunit alpha, with translation MAIFIDKQTRIIVQGFTGKIGSFHAQDMINYGSNVVGGITPGKGGQKHLDRPVFNTVKEAVEQAGAEASIVFVPPAYAADSIMEAADAGIKYCVAITDGIPTQDMMKVKIFLSRFPKEQRMILTGPNCAGTISPGKSMLGIMPGHIYIPGNVGIVGRSGTLGYEAADQMKSLGIGISTSVGIGGDPINGSSHRDILERFEQDTETKVVVMIGEIGGPQEVEAGLFAKEHMSKPVVAYIAGLTAPKGRRMGHAGAIISSSGESAAEKVEILKELGVIIAPTPSAMGETVAKVLAGL, from the coding sequence ATGGCAATTTTTATCGACAAACAAACCCGCATTATCGTACAAGGCTTTACAGGCAAAATCGGCTCATTTCATGCTCAAGACATGATTAATTATGGTTCCAATGTAGTCGGCGGCATTACACCTGGCAAAGGCGGCCAAAAACATCTTGACCGGCCAGTGTTTAATACTGTTAAGGAAGCTGTAGAGCAAGCAGGTGCGGAAGCCAGTATCGTTTTCGTACCACCTGCCTATGCAGCTGATTCTATTATGGAAGCTGCGGATGCAGGTATTAAATATTGCGTGGCAATTACCGATGGCATTCCTACACAGGACATGATGAAAGTCAAAATTTTCCTCAGTCGTTTCCCCAAAGAACAACGCATGATACTCACGGGGCCTAACTGTGCGGGCACCATTAGTCCCGGTAAATCCATGCTAGGCATTATGCCCGGTCATATTTACATTCCAGGAAATGTGGGCATTGTTGGTCGCTCTGGTACGCTAGGCTATGAAGCCGCTGACCAGATGAAATCACTAGGCATTGGCATTTCAACTTCCGTTGGTATTGGAGGAGACCCGATTAACGGTAGTTCACATCGAGACATTCTGGAAAGGTTTGAACAAGACACTGAGACTAAAGTGGTGGTGATGATAGGTGAAATTGGTGGTCCTCAGGAAGTAGAAGCAGGCTTATTTGCCAAAGAACACATGAGCAAACCAGTAGTGGCTTATATTGCCGGCCTGACAGCACCTAAGGGCCGTCGCATGGGCCACGCGGGCGCTATTATTTCCTCTTCAGGCGAGTCTGCAGCGGAAAAGGTTGAAATACTGAAAGAGCTAGGGGTCATTATCGCTCCAACACCTTCAGCCATGGGAGAAACAGTAGCCAAAGTATTGGCAGGACTGTAA
- a CDS encoding aminotransferase class V-fold PLP-dependent enzyme has translation MAGRNHLFIPGPTNTPHEVLSAMHLPMEDHRSPIFPDLFKPILADLKKIFRTEAGQCFVYPATGTAGWEVALTNCLNPGDKVLIYRFGQFGHLWMDMARRLGFDVECHEVEWGKGIPLDVLEARLKADSQHEIKAVLATHNETSTGVTSNISGVRQAMNAASHPALLFVDGVSSIASLEFKMDEWGVDAAISGSQKGFMLPAGAAILAFSQKAITASETTTYPRAFLSLKDQINSNKEGYTPYTPSTPMLHGLRKSLDLLLAEGLDNVYARHYRLAEGVRRAVAAWGLRLCAHPGFESDTVTAIVVPADKDARHVISTAFSKYNISLGAGLTEVAGKVFRIGHIGDMNDVSLLGALAGVEMAMLDNGFDIKPGSGVAAAIEYYRSTAQ, from the coding sequence ATGGCAGGTCGTAACCACTTATTTATACCAGGTCCAACGAATACCCCCCACGAAGTATTAAGTGCAATGCACCTACCGATGGAAGATCATCGTTCGCCTATTTTTCCTGATTTATTTAAACCTATACTGGCGGATCTGAAAAAGATTTTCCGTACTGAGGCTGGACAATGTTTTGTTTATCCGGCAACGGGTACGGCGGGTTGGGAAGTAGCGCTTACCAATTGTTTGAATCCTGGTGATAAAGTTTTAATTTATCGCTTTGGTCAATTTGGACATTTATGGATGGATATGGCACGTCGTTTGGGTTTTGATGTTGAGTGTCATGAAGTTGAGTGGGGTAAAGGTATACCTCTAGATGTATTGGAAGCACGTCTGAAAGCAGATAGTCAGCATGAAATTAAAGCGGTGCTAGCTACGCACAATGAAACATCTACCGGTGTTACCAGTAATATTTCAGGTGTACGTCAAGCCATGAATGCAGCTTCGCATCCTGCTTTGTTGTTTGTTGATGGGGTTAGCTCTATTGCCAGCCTAGAGTTTAAAATGGATGAATGGGGCGTAGATGCAGCCATAAGTGGTTCCCAAAAAGGCTTTATGCTGCCTGCTGGAGCTGCAATTCTGGCATTCAGTCAAAAAGCAATAACTGCTTCTGAAACCACTACTTATCCACGTGCTTTTTTGTCGCTGAAGGATCAAATAAACTCAAATAAAGAAGGTTACACGCCTTATACCCCTTCAACGCCAATGTTGCATGGTTTGCGTAAATCTTTGGATTTGTTGTTAGCTGAAGGGCTGGATAATGTGTATGCTCGTCATTATCGTTTAGCTGAAGGTGTGCGTCGTGCAGTGGCTGCATGGGGTTTGCGTCTTTGCGCTCATCCTGGATTTGAGTCTGATACCGTTACAGCAATAGTGGTGCCTGCTGATAAAGACGCCAGACATGTTATTAGTACTGCATTTAGCAAATATAATATATCCCTTGGAGCTGGTTTAACTGAAGTGGCTGGTAAGGTTTTCCGTATTGGACATATTGGTGATATGAACGATGTGTCTTTGTTAGGGGCGCTAGCTGGCGTTGAGATGGCTATGCTGGATAATGGTTTCGACATTAAACCCGGTAGCGGTGTGGCTGCTGCCATCGAGTATTATCGCTCTACGGCTCAATAG
- a CDS encoding sulfite exporter TauE/SafE family protein, translated as MHLYLDFNASYLTALLMGLFSSLHCIGMCGSIIGTLTFSLSPELRNNNSRLFCTVLSYNVGRIISYAMAGAVVAVVVEFLSLPFSNGQAHRALQLISAVIMAGAGLYLAGWFPRFAYIEKLGIHLWKIAEPYGRKLIPVKSLKQALLFGMVWGWLPCGLIYTALALAATTGNILHSALTMFIFGLGTLPAVMGVGIITPLLTRLSRAQRFKSIVGVLFIIFALLAAFPSLNPMRVEHIMTY; from the coding sequence ATGCATCTTTATCTTGATTTTAATGCTTCCTATCTTACCGCACTGTTAATGGGATTATTCAGCAGTCTGCATTGTATTGGCATGTGTGGTTCAATTATTGGCACATTGACATTCAGCCTAAGTCCTGAACTACGCAACAACAACAGTCGCTTATTCTGCACCGTACTTTCTTATAATGTGGGTAGAATCATCAGTTATGCTATGGCAGGCGCAGTGGTTGCAGTGGTGGTAGAATTTTTGAGCCTACCTTTTAGCAATGGGCAGGCTCATCGTGCTTTACAATTAATTTCTGCAGTGATTATGGCTGGTGCAGGTTTGTATTTAGCCGGTTGGTTTCCACGTTTTGCCTATATCGAAAAATTAGGCATACACTTATGGAAAATTGCTGAACCCTATGGTCGCAAACTTATTCCAGTTAAATCTTTAAAACAAGCGTTGTTATTCGGCATGGTTTGGGGCTGGCTCCCTTGCGGTTTAATCTATACCGCTCTTGCCTTAGCTGCAACCACTGGCAATATATTACATAGTGCGCTAACCATGTTCATTTTTGGCTTAGGTACTTTACCCGCTGTTATGGGTGTAGGTATAATTACACCTTTGTTAACCCGACTATCCAGAGCTCAGCGCTTTAAAAGCATTGTAGGGGTTTTGTTTATTATCTTTGCCTTACTGGCTGCATTCCCTTCGCTTAACCCCATGCGGGTTGAACACATAATGACGTATTAA
- a CDS encoding D-glycerate dehydrogenase, with protein MNKPKVLITRRWPATVEAKLNTLYDVTLNDDDHSFSIDELKTALQNYDAVCPSVCDLLPAEVINVNDRRCKILGNFGVGFNHIDIQAAKQQGIIVTNTPGVLTESTADIAMTLLLMTARRGAEGDRLVRAGQWSGWCPTHMMSSDVTGATLGLVGFGRIAQAMARKAHHGFGMKILFFKPTLAETAIVENLQAVRCETLEELLPQCDYISLHCPGGVETRHLMNDATLNLMRPTAHLINTARGDVVDSKALIKALQEKRIAGAGLDVYEGEPAIDSGFLRLENVALLPHLGSATIATRTAMGEKVLANLAVFFAGHALPDRVV; from the coding sequence ATGAACAAACCTAAAGTTCTTATTACCCGTCGCTGGCCAGCGACGGTAGAAGCTAAACTCAATACTCTCTATGATGTTACCTTAAATGATGATGATCACAGTTTCAGTATAGATGAATTAAAAACCGCCTTACAAAACTACGATGCTGTATGTCCAAGTGTCTGCGATCTATTGCCCGCAGAGGTAATTAATGTTAATGATCGACGCTGCAAAATTCTCGGTAATTTTGGGGTGGGTTTTAATCATATTGATATTCAGGCCGCCAAACAACAGGGCATTATTGTGACTAATACACCGGGTGTATTAACTGAAAGCACAGCAGATATTGCCATGACTTTGTTGTTGATGACCGCACGGCGCGGAGCTGAGGGTGATCGGTTAGTGCGAGCAGGGCAATGGAGTGGCTGGTGTCCAACTCATATGATGAGTAGTGATGTGACTGGTGCTACTCTGGGTTTGGTGGGGTTTGGTCGAATTGCACAAGCGATGGCTAGAAAAGCCCATCACGGATTTGGCATGAAAATTTTGTTCTTTAAGCCAACACTGGCAGAGACTGCTATCGTTGAAAATTTGCAGGCTGTACGCTGTGAAACATTGGAAGAATTGCTGCCGCAATGCGATTATATTTCTTTGCATTGTCCTGGTGGTGTTGAAACTCGACATCTAATGAATGATGCGACCTTAAATTTAATGCGTCCTACTGCGCATCTAATTAATACCGCTCGTGGAGATGTAGTGGACAGCAAAGCCTTGATTAAGGCTTTACAGGAAAAACGTATTGCTGGTGCAGGGTTGGACGTGTATGAGGGCGAGCCTGCTATTGATTCGGGTTTTTTACGTTTGGAGAATGTGGCTCTGTTGCCACATTTGGGTAGTGCCACTATTGCCACCCGCACCGCGATGGGCGAAAAAGTGCTTGCAAATCTGGCTGTGTTTTTTGCCGGACATGCCTTGCCTGATCGGGTTGTCTAA
- a CDS encoding CoA ester lyase: MSHTLYEANAQRVQRCELAVPGSNPDMFEKALQSGVDFVFLDLEDAVAPDDKLQARKNVIQAINDLDWAGHGITLSVRINGLDTQYMVRDVVDLVEQAGAKIDTILIPKVGVYGDLYMVEAMLNQLEMQQGLNNKIGIECLIETALGMANVEDIAKQGAIGGRLEALHFGVADYAASNRARTVNIGGLNPDYPGDQWHAAISRMTVACRAYGLRPIDGPFGDFKDPDGFRAAARRAAALGCEGKWAIHPSQIALANEVFTPPTAEVEKAKRILLALQEAAAQGKGAAALDGRLIDAASERMANNIVRAAEAIAAKSR, encoded by the coding sequence ATGAGTCATACACTATATGAAGCCAACGCCCAGCGCGTTCAACGCTGTGAACTGGCAGTCCCAGGGTCGAATCCCGACATGTTCGAAAAAGCCCTGCAAAGTGGTGTAGATTTTGTGTTTCTTGACCTGGAAGACGCTGTTGCACCAGACGACAAACTTCAAGCTCGTAAAAATGTCATTCAAGCCATAAATGATCTTGACTGGGCAGGCCACGGCATAACTCTGTCAGTGAGAATCAACGGCCTAGATACACAATATATGGTTCGCGATGTTGTGGATCTGGTTGAACAGGCAGGCGCCAAGATTGACACTATTCTGATTCCTAAAGTCGGTGTTTACGGCGACTTATATATGGTGGAAGCCATGTTAAACCAACTGGAAATGCAACAAGGCCTTAATAATAAAATTGGCATTGAATGCCTGATCGAAACAGCTCTTGGCATGGCCAATGTTGAAGACATCGCCAAACAAGGTGCCATTGGTGGCCGTCTGGAAGCGCTGCATTTCGGTGTTGCCGATTATGCGGCCAGCAACAGAGCACGCACTGTCAATATTGGCGGTCTCAATCCTGATTATCCGGGGGATCAGTGGCATGCGGCTATCAGCCGTATGACCGTTGCTTGTCGTGCCTATGGTTTACGTCCAATTGACGGACCTTTTGGCGATTTTAAAGACCCCGATGGCTTTAGAGCAGCTGCGCGAAGAGCAGCAGCATTAGGCTGTGAAGGCAAATGGGCCATTCATCCCTCGCAAATTGCCTTGGCTAACGAGGTATTTACGCCACCTACAGCCGAAGTCGAAAAAGCCAAACGCATTTTACTTGCGTTACAAGAAGCGGCTGCACAAGGTAAAGGCGCAGCCGCACTTGATGGCCGATTAATAGATGCAGCCTCAGAACGCATGGCGAATAACATCGTGCGTGCAGCTGAAGCGATTGCCGCTAAAAGCCGTTAA
- a CDS encoding sigma-54 dependent transcriptional regulator, producing MNHFNSIIGKSPALEALIRSAQIVAATDVTVLIKGETGTGKEVLATAIQKSSPRANKPFITLNCAALPEALVESEIFGHKKGAFTGATNDKIGLFKVADGGTLFLDEINSLPLSIQSKLLRFLESGECLCIGETTPYKVNVRIFAATNMDLNALIDAGEFRRDLYFRLNVVPLELPSLHERSEDLDLLIEHFFKNFSATHNLEAPVFSRAAVKVLRSYKWPGNVRELRNLCERLCILLSGRNIEPENLPREFTLVKSTETVGGYILPELGVQLEELEADIIYQALIRTKGNRSKTARLLGISRDALLYRIQKHGLASH from the coding sequence ATGAATCATTTCAATTCGATTATTGGCAAATCACCTGCATTAGAAGCTTTAATTCGTAGCGCACAAATTGTGGCAGCAACCGATGTCACAGTGCTCATTAAAGGCGAAACTGGCACTGGCAAGGAAGTATTAGCCACCGCCATACAAAAAAGTAGCCCACGGGCAAATAAACCGTTTATTACTTTAAATTGCGCAGCTTTACCTGAAGCGCTGGTTGAATCTGAAATTTTTGGTCATAAAAAAGGCGCATTTACTGGCGCTACCAATGACAAAATCGGTTTGTTTAAGGTTGCAGATGGCGGCACATTATTCCTTGATGAAATCAATTCATTACCACTTTCTATACAATCCAAATTATTGCGTTTTCTTGAGTCGGGCGAATGTTTATGTATTGGTGAAACTACACCCTACAAAGTAAATGTACGCATTTTTGCGGCGACTAACATGGATTTAAACGCCTTGATTGATGCGGGTGAGTTTCGACGCGACCTGTATTTCCGACTTAATGTCGTGCCTTTGGAACTACCCTCCTTACATGAGCGTAGTGAAGATTTAGACTTATTGATTGAGCATTTTTTCAAAAATTTTTCTGCTACCCATAACCTGGAAGCACCGGTATTCAGCCGCGCGGCTGTAAAAGTGTTACGTAGCTACAAATGGCCTGGCAATGTCAGAGAATTACGCAATTTATGTGAACGACTCTGTATTTTGCTGTCAGGACGTAACATAGAACCTGAAAATCTGCCTCGTGAATTTACACTAGTAAAAAGCACTGAAACAGTTGGCGGCTACATATTGCCAGAACTGGGCGTGCAATTGGAAGAACTGGAAGCAGATATTATTTATCAGGCGTTAATAAGAACTAAAGGCAACCGCAGTAAAACTGCCCGCTTACTTGGCATATCCAGAGATGCTTTACTCTATCGCATCCAAAAACACGGATTAGCCAGTCACTGA